In the Dictyostelium discoideum AX4 chromosome 6 chromosome, whole genome shotgun sequence genome, aaaataataattatttcaacaaattttgattaatttaaatacaaaaattttttttttttttttttattaaacaaatattaaattaaaataaacaaataatattaaagaaatagaaaataaaaaaacaaaaatgacACTTTTTAgtatttatcattatttaattcatttattaattttcaattaattgatactgatattaacttttttttttttttttttaatagattcaatttcatcaatttcaaactCAACTGGTTTATCAAAACAAAGtttaattgtaaatgttGATGGTAATACAAGTTCAagtggtggtaatagtaCTTCATGGTTAGGTGGATTtgatggttgtggtggttgtggtggatTCGGAAGTTATGGTGGTTGTAGGGGATTTGGTGGATGTGGtggttcaaatttaaatattatcaatGTTGACATTGATATTGGTCGTCGTCGTCGTAGATGTTGttaaaataattaccatttaaaattaataaaaatacaataaaattatttcaattttcaataaatataatttctttattattacaaattttattttttttttttattttaaattatttgtcttcataataatttcttttagtttttattaaaataaaaataaaatattaacttTAATAATAGATTCAATTCCTAAAAAAATGGGAAACATCAATgatatttgaaataataaatataatatattttataagttttaattatttattaaattttttttatttttttatttttttattttttattttattagtgaacaatttttggttttgtaccagttggtttaattttaatatttaataaagttgGTAAAGaaatttgttttgatttaatttgtttacaAATGTCTAAAAGATTTGAAATGGTTGATATGGAATAACCTGTTCCACCAAATGATTGCATGATTAATTCATATTTTGTATCAACGGAAAGTGAAGTTGGTGGAATATGGAGTGAAGCAGATTCAGTGGAACTTGTATATTTTGGATCAGACATTGATTCCAAACCTTCATaaacaccattattatttaggaCAATGAAAacaattggtaatttataACGAACTGCAACCTCCATTTCCATAGCAGAGAAACCAAAAGCACTATCACCCTGAATACAAACCACTGAACGATCAGGGAAACAAATTTGAGCGGCAACACTATACCCAACTCCAACTCCCATTGTTGCCAATGTACCAGCATCTAACCTACTTCTTGGTAGTGTTTGTGGTATACACAATCTACCGATATCCATAGTGTTTGCACCTTCATTTACAAAGATTGTATCCTCTTGAAATAATCCACCAACTCTTAATGCATTGAAAACCTTATGATAAGTCAAATATTCTTGATCATTATTTTGTGGTTCACTCATTAATGTTGCCAATGATTTTGTCTTCACTTGAATatcttgatttaaatttgacCACCATGATTCTTCCATTTTcatagatttaattaaactatcttgtggtggttgtggttgttcaTCAGTTTCgccaataaataatttacgcATTTCAGCAATTGATAAACGTGCATCACCAACAATTGCAATTTCAGGTACAACATTTggatttttagtttttgaaGCTTGATTTTCATCTACATCAACAATGATGAATTTTACATCTGTTGAAAAAGTTGGTGCTTTTCCAAAATTAAACATCCAATTCA is a window encoding:
- a CDS encoding hssA/2C/7E family protein translates to MTLFNSISSISNSTGLSKQSLIVNVDGNTSSSGGNSTSWLGGFDGCGGCGGFGSYGGCRGFGGCGGSNLNIINVDIDIGRRRRRCC